TGCGCGCCCGGCTGCGGACCACGCCGCCATGCCTGAACAGACCGACGAAACGCCGGCCCTGGCCAGCGCCCAACAGCAATTCCAGGCGCCGCAACATGGCGCCTCGGCCCAGGACCACCTGGCCCAGGCGCTTGCCGCAGCCGCGCAGCGTCCTGCCGCCGCTCCGGTTGCAAATCCGGCAGCCGTAGCCGCACCCGTCGTACCGGTGGTGCTTCAAGTCGCCACTCCCGTGGGCGGCACCCATTGGGGCACAGAGCTCGGCCAACAAGTCGTCATGATGAGCCACAGCGCACGCCAGGGCATGCAAACTGCCGAACTGCGCCTCGATCCGCCCGATCTGGGTCCGCTGCGCGTCAGCCTGAACCTGACGGACGGCGTAGCCAGCGCTTCGTTCGTGTCGGCCCACGCCTCGGTCCGCCAGGCGATCGAAACCGCGATCCCGCAACTGCAGCAGGCGTTGGCCCAGGCCGGCATCTCGCTGGGTCAGACCAGCGTGGGTGAACAAGCCGCCCAACAGGAGTTCGCGCAGCAAGGCGGCAACGGCTCGCAGCGCCATGCCGGCGGTAGCCAGACTGGCGCCGAGGCCGCGGCTGAAGCCCCCGTTGCGGTGGCAACCCCGCGCAACGCCAACGCGCTGGTGGACACCTTCGCCTGACAAAGCAACGCATCGCCTCTGGCCACGGCTGCGGGCGGTGCAGCAATAGCTTGAGATACGCGGCTTTCGCCCTGTTTTTCGCCTCCAAGCGGAAGCGGCATTTGGGGCAGAATGCTTTCATCCACTAAGAACCCGTTTTCATCAGCGGCAAAACACGCATCGACACCGAGATGGCGACTTCCAAACCTTCACCCATGCCTGCGCGCGGCGCGCCTTCTTCCCGCTCCGGCGGCATGGGCCGTATTCTTCGCCCCTTGCTGGCAATCCTGGTCCTGCTCATCGTTGCCGCGGCCAGCGCCGGCGCCACCTGGTTCATCACCCAACGCATGCAGCCGCAGAACAGCGCAACCGTGCAGCTCGGCGTCGGTCAAGTGCCCGCCGGACAGCCTGGCCAACCCGGCCAGCCGGGTCAGCCGGAACAAGGCCCGCAAGCCACCCCGACCACCTTTGTCGCGCCGCCGGCCAACCCGGTCGCCGTGCCCGCTCCGATCTTCGTGCCGATCGAACCCTTTACGGTCACGCTGCAAAATCCGGATACGGAACGCATCATGCATGTGGGCCTGACGCTGCGCGTCAGCGACGAGCAGACCCGTACGCGCCTCGAAAAGTACATGCCTGAAGTGCGCAGCCGCATCCTGATGGTGCTGTCGTCGCAATCGCCCACCGGCGTGCAGACTCAGCAAGGCAAGACCGACATGGCCAACGCGATCAAGCAGGCCGTGAATCGCCCCTTCTCGCCCCTGCCGGACGGCCAGTATGTCACCGACGTACTGTACACGGCGTTCGTGGTGCAATAAGCATGGCCTACGAGGCATTTCTTTCGCAGGACGAGGTTGAT
The sequence above is drawn from the Achromobacter xylosoxidans genome and encodes:
- the fliL gene encoding flagellar basal body-associated protein FliL — protein: MATSKPSPMPARGAPSSRSGGMGRILRPLLAILVLLIVAAASAGATWFITQRMQPQNSATVQLGVGQVPAGQPGQPGQPGQPEQGPQATPTTFVAPPANPVAVPAPIFVPIEPFTVTLQNPDTERIMHVGLTLRVSDEQTRTRLEKYMPEVRSRILMVLSSQSPTGVQTQQGKTDMANAIKQAVNRPFSPLPDGQYVTDVLYTAFVVQ